GATAGCGATAACGGCCAAATTCTTCCATATCGTAGGCTAGGGCCAAATTCCGTAATCGCAGAATTTCTGGAATATTGATATCTTCCGGGCAAGGCAGACAGGCATAGCATTGCTGGCACAGATCGGGCAGCGTCTGGGCCTGGATTTGAAAACGGTCAAGAATCTGCTGTTCTTCGTCCGTGAGGGGGTGAATCTGATCTGCAATCTCAAGGGGCCAATCCAACTCTTCTGGCTTTGCAGCTCCCACGCTCAGGGTTGTCACATGAGGCTGACTCAGCAAAAACCGGGCATTGAGATGGAGCGGGTCTAGCGGCTGGCAGAGAGCTTGTAACCGTTCTGGCGGCGTATATAGCAATCCTCCTTTATCCGCAGGGGAAATGATGAAAATGCCCATCTCTTTGCGCCTCGCCAGCTCAACGGCTGGGGCATTGCGCTGAAAGAAAAAGTTGTAGTGCAGATTCACAAACTCAAATAAATCTGTCTCCAACGCGGCCAGAATTAGCTCTAATGAACCATGGGTGGAAAACCCTACATGGCGAATCCGATTTGCGGCTTTTGCAGCCTGCACCGCCTGCATACATCCGTGGGGATCCTGGACCCATTCCAAATGCTCTGGCGTATTGAGTCCATGAATGGCCAGACAATCAATCGTCTCCAGTCCTAG
The Acaryochloris marina S15 genome window above contains:
- a CDS encoding aldo/keto reductase translates to MKYRRFGKTNLHLSVFSLGTMRYLQSAQNAEATLERAFELGINHIETAQGYGKSEVYLGQMIQALGLAREEGCYLPEQGQGEAKRLYLTTKITPKPGAQAMAEAIDLSLERLGLETIDCLAIHGLNTPEHLEWVQDPHGCMQAVQAAKAANRIRHVGFSTHGSLELILAALETDLFEFVNLHYNFFFQRNAPAVELARRKEMGIFIISPADKGGLLYTPPERLQALCQPLDPLHLNARFLLSQPHVTTLSVGAAKPEELDWPLEIADQIHPLTDEEQQILDRFQIQAQTLPDLCQQCYACLPCPEDINIPEILRLRNLALAYDMEEFGRYRYRMFENAGHWFPGRRGNRCTDCGDCLPRCPEQLNIPQLLQDTHTRLQGQPRPRLWESI